The Candidatus Afararchaeum irisae nucleotide sequence TCTATAACCACTATGTCGCCCTCGTGTACGAGTATATTGTACTCGCTCAGGTCGCCGTGTACGAGACCCGCAGAGTAGAGACGTCTCATGTACTCGACTACGACCTCGTAAGCCGTCTCGGGGTTCTCGAAACTCACCTCTCTGAGAGTCGGAGCCCTTTCTTCGTTCCTGCCTATGAACTCCATCACGAGGACGTTTCTCTGTACAGCGATGGGGCTCGGGACTCTGACACCCGCCTTCTCGGCTCTCTTGAGGTTCGAGAACTCCTTCTTCGTCCACGCTATCACGGTGTCTTTCTTGTCGTTCTTGACGCCGTCGAACCGCGGGTCGCCCTCGAAGTAGTCCCTCATGTCGCGGAAGTTCGAGGTCGCGACCCTGTATATCTTGAGTGCGACGCTCCCCTCTTCACCGTCTGCCTCGAAGACGTTAGCCTCCTTCCCCGTTGAGACCGGTGCTCCGACTGCCTCGACGTAGCCGTCCTCGACTAGCTTGTAGACCGCCTTGAGCGTCGGTACGTCGAAGACCTCCGCCTCAGTGTCGTAGTCCTCCGAGTCCTCTATCCTCTCCCTGAATCTGTCTATCTCGTCTGCCCACTCGCGCTCCCTCTCGGCTGTGACCTCGTCGTGTACTGTGATCTTCTCCCAGCCGAACTCCGAGTCCGAACCCGAAACCGAAACCGTTTCGTCTTCCATTCGCTGTAGATACGTGAGTAAGAGACAAAGGCGTACCGGTGCCGGTATTCGATCTCTGTAGTACTATCGAGGTAGTATTCATCCATATATACCTTGAGTCTATATTACGGATGTATGATCCCTCAGTGGGGTGG carries:
- a CDS encoding serine protein kinase RIO; this translates as MEDETVSVSGSDSEFGWEKITVHDEVTAEREREWADEIDRFRERIEDSEDYDTEAEVFDVPTLKAVYKLVEDGYVEAVGAPVSTGKEANVFEADGEEGSVALKIYRVATSNFRDMRDYFEGDPRFDGVKNDKKDTVIAWTKKEFSNLKRAEKAGVRVPSPIAVQRNVLVMEFIGRNEERAPTLREVSFENPETAYEVVVEYMRRLYSAGLVHGDLSEYNILVHEGDIVVIDVGQAVTVHHPNSRDFLERDCRNVARFFSSRGLNVDADAILEDVTEA